In Brevibacillus brevis, a genomic segment contains:
- a CDS encoding alpha-ketoacid dehydrogenase subunit beta has product MAQMTMVQAITDAMRVELKRDETVLVFGEDVGKNGGVFRATEGLQAEFGEQRVFDTPLAESGIGGLAVGLSINGFRPVAEIQFFGFVFETFDAIASQATRMRYRSGGRFHSPVTFRSPFGGGVKTPELHADSLEGLMLQTPGLKVVIPSNPYDAKGLLISAIRDNDPVVFLEHMKLYRSFRQEVPEGEYTIPLGKANVVKEGTDATIITYGAMVHTSLKAAEEIEKARGAKVEVIDLRTISPLDIDTIVESVKKTNRAIVVQEAQRTSGVAAEIIAQINERAILHLEAPVLRITAPDTVYPFAQAEDIWLPDVKRVVDGLTQVLDF; this is encoded by the coding sequence GTTGAAACGCGACGAGACCGTGCTTGTCTTTGGGGAAGACGTAGGGAAAAACGGCGGGGTGTTCCGTGCGACGGAAGGGCTGCAGGCTGAATTCGGCGAGCAGCGCGTATTTGATACCCCGCTGGCTGAGTCCGGTATCGGCGGTTTGGCTGTTGGTCTCTCGATCAACGGCTTCCGCCCTGTAGCGGAAATCCAGTTCTTCGGGTTCGTATTCGAAACCTTCGATGCGATCGCTTCCCAAGCGACTCGCATGCGCTATCGTTCCGGCGGTCGCTTTCACAGCCCGGTCACGTTCCGTTCGCCATTCGGTGGCGGCGTAAAGACGCCTGAGCTGCACGCTGACTCTCTGGAAGGTCTGATGCTGCAAACGCCGGGTCTGAAGGTCGTCATCCCTTCCAACCCGTATGATGCAAAAGGACTCTTGATCTCCGCGATTCGCGACAACGATCCGGTCGTGTTCCTGGAGCATATGAAGCTGTACCGCTCCTTCCGTCAAGAAGTGCCAGAAGGCGAATACACCATTCCGCTCGGCAAGGCCAACGTAGTGAAAGAAGGTACGGATGCTACCATCATCACGTACGGCGCAATGGTGCACACAAGCCTGAAAGCGGCGGAAGAAATCGAAAAAGCTCGCGGAGCGAAGGTGGAAGTGATCGACCTGCGTACGATCAGCCCGCTGGACATCGACACCATCGTCGAATCCGTGAAGAAAACCAACCGTGCGATCGTCGTTCAGGAAGCGCAAAGAACGTCCGGTGTCGCTGCGGAAATCATCGCGCAAATCAACGAGCGTGCGATTCTTCACCTGGAAGCGCCGGTTCTGCGCATCACCGCGCCGGATACCGTCTATCCGTTTGCACAGGCGGAAGACATCTGGCTTCCGGATGTAAAACGCGTCGTAGATGGCTTGACTCAAGTTTTGGACTTCTAA